In one window of Osmia lignaria lignaria isolate PbOS001 chromosome 11, iyOsmLign1, whole genome shotgun sequence DNA:
- the Osi2 gene encoding DUF1676 domain-containing protein Osi2 isoform X2 → MRLVQLLVNHGLVLWILLVPCLSVTFEDGTSGDGAEGRENHTPEVQEQLQQQIPYNKTRQGKGLFDWIGLGTGRNVDPYIAKTNKGCLNGDLAECFKSQALSYFSDFFDQPQYNLNDYVKVVRLSRDVVKEVSRQPYEYSGEARSSDSEWDQLMKFALRKAEKFVKTVAIELQIPSEETGDNQVYAPRFLDEIADEIDTLENKKDTLFSRHQLKRLLIPMLIVLKLFKLKLLLFLPLILGLASFKKFLGFLAIVIPGVIGFLKLYKPLTQNYHPPVYSQSGIAYPYYKDNSNPYEQGAHHGSEYHGGFHGDTVSFGQDLAYRGYQEYQS, encoded by the exons ATGCGACTAGTGCAGTTGTTGGTAAACCATGGTCTGGTGCTCTGGATACTGTTGGTACCCTGTCTGTCGGTCACCTTCGAAGACGGAACTTCCGGTGACGGGGCTGAAGGACGCG aaAATCATACGCCGGAGGTACAGGAACAATTACAACAGCAAATACCTTATAATAAGACCCGACAAGGGAAGGGTCTGTTCGACTGGATTGGTCTAGGAACAGGACGAAACGTAGATCCTTATATAGCGAAAACGAACAAGGGTTGTTTGAATGGTGATTTGGCGGAATGCTTCAAATCCCAGGCCCTCAGTTACTTTTCCGATTTCTTTGATCAGCCACAGTATAATTTGAACGATTACGTGAAGGTTGTAAGGTTGTCCAGGGACGTAGTGAAAGAAGTCAGTCGTCAGCCGTACGAATACTCTGGAGAAGCGAG GTCCAGCGACTCTGAATGGGACCAGCTGATGAAATTCGCGTTAAGAAAAGCGGAAAAATTCGTGAAAACCGTGGCCATCGAGTTGCAGATTCCATCCGAAGAGACTGGAGACAACCAGGTGTATGCTCCTCGATTTTTAGACGAGATCGCGGATGAGATCGACACGCTTGAAAATAAGAAGGATACTCTCTTCT CTCGACATCAACTGAAGAGGCTGCTTATTCCAATGCTGATCGTGTTGAAGCTCTTCAAATTGAAACTGCTCTTGTTCCTCCCTTTGATCCTGGGATTGGCGTCCTTTAAGAAGTTCCTTGGCTTCCTGGCGATCGTGATACCCGGTGTGATCGGTTTCTTAAAATTGTACAAACCTCTCACGCAAAATTATCATCCTCCGGTTTATAGCCAGAGCGGAATCGCTTATCCTTATTACAAGGATAATTCGAATCCTTACGAGCAGGGTGCTCATCATGGTTCGGAGTACCATGGTGGTTTTCACGGTGATACCGTGTCCTTTGGACAGGACCTTGCTTATCGAGGCTATCAAGAGTATCAATCGTAG
- the Osi24 gene encoding protein Osi24 isoform X4, with protein MGVSRGGAILAVLAIAWLQPAVGVKKHVSALNDTGRPVHENEVSFTSYDPDDQHLHQSPGKPTKFDLNMNQLIQTDDKLQYQIEASQMENATSSPIGWTDCQGDRTTPCVRKELSDLLDRLSGMDAYNVTDSVQIIRNRDVARTDEKAFGLKKLLLPLIFGVQIFKSVLIALFLPSIIGSIGNILGKGVSSFAQSAHTTAQPEESFEFKDNSDLYNDDYLTRQPVGTLPASAMYDESMMQPQKSPDIASRYSFVDPRITHANAISDRYYTRHVAANGLSKKQDFKVFHEIPTSSLLLTNYDPFYSPLLSRLDAVFSRLGHTTEGCREYAVCAMYRSPARFAPYSNLVSAQLSRELNELRRPSSDNPDVLRFFRYMKAAKDGQDGVKCEDAYSKCAVAREDQTLRQNQAMLATYQDIDKLVHARKL; from the exons ATGGGTGTATCGAGAGGAGGCGCGATCTTGGCGGTGTTGGCGATCGCGTGGCTCCAACCGGCGGTCGGGGTCAAGAAACACGTGTCGGCCTTGAACGATACCGGTCGCCCGGTGCACGAGAACGAGGTATCGTTCACCAGCTACGACCCGGATGACCAACATCTTCACCAGTCACCTGGGAAACCTACGAAATTCGACTTGAACATGAATCAGCTGATACAAACCGACGACAAGCTACAGTATCAGATAGAGGCGTCGCAAATGGAGAACGCGACGTCCTCTCCGATCGGGTGGACCGATTGCCAGGGCGATCGAACGACGCCGTGCGTCCGGAAGGAATTGTCAGATCTGTTGGACAGGCTGTCTGGAATGGACGCTTACAACGTGACCGACAGTGTGCAGATTATAAGAAACAGGGACGTCGCTAGGACGGACGAAAAAG CGTTTGGCCTGAAGAAGCTGCTGCTACCTCTGATTTTCGGTGTACAGATCTTTAAGAGCGTTCTCATTGCACTTTTCCTGCCCAGTATCATTGGAAGTATCGGTAATATCCTTGGTAAAG GTGTTTCGTCTTTCGCTCAGTCAGCGCATACCACGGCACAACCAGAAGAGAGTTTCGAGTTCAAGGACAATTCTGACCTGTACAACGACGATTACCTGACACGACAACCGGTAGGAACGTTGCCCGCTTCCGCGATGTACGACGAGAGTATGATGCAGCCGCAGAAGAGCCCAGACATAGCCTCGCGATATTCCTTCGTCGATCCTAGGATCACTCACGCAAACGCCATTTCCGATCGTTATTACACTAGACATGTAGCCGCCAACGGGCTCTCTAAAAAGCAAGACTTCAAG GTTTTCCATGAGATTCCCACGAGTTCGTTGCTGCTGACCAACTACGACCCCTTCTATTCCCCGCTGTTATCGCGTCTCGACGCCGTGTTTTCCCGTCTCGGGCACACGACGGAGGGTTGCAGGGAGTACGCGGTGTGCGCGATGTACCGAAGCCCGGCCAGATTCGCGCCCTACTCGAATCTGGTCTCGGCACAGTTGTCCAGGGAACTGAACGAACTGAGGAGACCCAGTAGCGACAACCCGGATGTCCTCAGGTTCTTCCGTTACATGAAAGCAGCGAAGGATGGCCAGGACGGAGTGAAATGCGAGGACGCTTATTCGAAGTGTGCTGTTGCGCGGGAGGATCAAACTCTCAGACAAAACCAGGCGATGCTTGCTACTTATCAGGACATCGACAAGCTGGTACACGCGAGAAAGTTGTGA
- the Sfxn1-3 gene encoding sideroflexin-1-3 has translation MSGSKDVSQQTDARRIDIEKPYWDQSTYRGRALHFLTVTNPLNLFVTSEQLEHAHDIVSKYRKGDSLQKLGITEEELWKCKYLYDSAYHPDTGERMLLIGRMSAQVPMNMMITGCMLTFYKTTAHVVTWQWINQSFNAIVNYTNRSGSSPVPMNTILQSYVMATGGAVATALSLNRLFRNAPPLMGRLVPFAAVAAANCVNIPFMRISELQNGIELQTEDGRRVGTSKKAAKKAIIAVTLSRILMSSPSMLLSPVIVNFMDRRQMLRNAKWAVTPIQVLICGVCLTFATPLCCALFHQRVPISVDELEPEVQKEVLSRDNSLRTVYYNKGL, from the exons ATGTCGGGGAGCAAGGATGTCAGCCAACAGACTGACGCTCGCAGAATCGACATCGAGAAACCTTACTGGGATCAGAGCACATACCGTGGAAGGGCGTTGCACTTTCTCACCGTCACTAACCCTTTGAATCTGTTCGTCACTAGCGAACAGCTTGAACATGCTCATGACATCGTCTCCAAATACAG GAAAGGAGACAGTTTGCAAAAACTGGGTATCACGGAAGAGGAACTGTGGAAATGTAAATACTTGTACGACAGTGCGTATCATCCTGATACGGGCGAGAGAATGCTGTTGATCGGACGTATGAGCGCCCAGGTTCCAATGAACATGATGATAACCGGCTGTATGTTAACGTTTTACAA AACAACGGCACACGTGGTAACCTGGCAATGGATTAATCAATCGTTCAATGCCATCGTTAATTACACGAATCGTAGCGGATCGAGCCCGGTACCGATGAACACGATCCTCCAGAGTTACGTGATGGCGACCGGAGGAGCTGTGGCAACAGCCCTTAGCTTGAACCGGCTTTTCCGAAACGCGCCACCCTTGATGGGTCGTTTGGTACCGTTTGCGGCTGTTGCAGCTGCCAATTGCGTTAACATTCCTTTCATGAGGATATCCGAGCTCCAAAACGGTATAGAACTGCAGACAGAGGATGGCAGAAGGGTTGGCACCAGCAAAAAGGCTGCTAAGAAAGCCATCATCGCTGTGACATTATCTCGTATCCTCATGTCTTCTCCAAGCATGC TATTGTCGCCAGTTATAGTGAACTTCATGGATCGACGACAAATGCTACGCAACGCAAAATGGGCAGTCACGCCCATACAAGTCTTGATTTGCGGTGTTTGTTTAACATTCGCGACTCCTCTCTGCTGTGCTCTGTTCCATCAAAGAGTACCTATCTCGGTAGACGAATTGGAGCCAGAAGTACAAAAGGAAGTACTTTCGCGCGACAATAGTCTACGAACAGTATACTATAACAAAGGTCTATGA
- the Osi24 gene encoding protein Osi24 isoform X3 codes for MGVSRGGAILAVLAIAWLQPAVGVKKHVSALNDTGRPVHENEVSFTSYDPDDQHLHQSPGKPTKFDLNMNQLIQTDDKLQYQIEASQMENATSSPIGWTDCQGDRTTPCVRKELSDLLDRLSGMDAYNVTDSVQIIRNRDVARTDEKAIFQGKSTFLTGFGLGFLAFGLKKLLLPLIFGVQIFKSVLIALFLPSIIGSIGNILGKGVSSFAQSAHTTAQPEESFEFKDNSDLYNDDYLTRQPVGTLPASAMYDESMMQPQKSPDIASRYSFVDPRITHANAISDRYYTRHVAANGLSKKQDFKVFHEIPTSSLLLTNYDPFYSPLLSRLDAVFSRLGHTTEGCREYAVCAMYRSPARFAPYSNLVSAQLSRELNELRRPSSDNPDVLRFFRYMKAAKDGQDGVKCEDAYSKCAVAREDQTLRQNQAMLATYQDIDKLVHARKL; via the exons ATGGGTGTATCGAGAGGAGGCGCGATCTTGGCGGTGTTGGCGATCGCGTGGCTCCAACCGGCGGTCGGGGTCAAGAAACACGTGTCGGCCTTGAACGATACCGGTCGCCCGGTGCACGAGAACGAGGTATCGTTCACCAGCTACGACCCGGATGACCAACATCTTCACCAGTCACCTGGGAAACCTACGAAATTCGACTTGAACATGAATCAGCTGATACAAACCGACGACAAGCTACAGTATCAGATAGAGGCGTCGCAAATGGAGAACGCGACGTCCTCTCCGATCGGGTGGACCGATTGCCAGGGCGATCGAACGACGCCGTGCGTCCGGAAGGAATTGTCAGATCTGTTGGACAGGCTGTCTGGAATGGACGCTTACAACGTGACCGACAGTGTGCAGATTATAAGAAACAGGGACGTCGCTAGGACGGACGAAAAAG CCATCTTTCAGGGAAAGAGTACCTTTTTAACAGGATTCGGACTTGGTTTTCTAGCGTTTGGCCTGAAGAAGCTGCTGCTACCTCTGATTTTCGGTGTACAGATCTTTAAGAGCGTTCTCATTGCACTTTTCCTGCCCAGTATCATTGGAAGTATCGGTAATATCCTTGGTAAAG GTGTTTCGTCTTTCGCTCAGTCAGCGCATACCACGGCACAACCAGAAGAGAGTTTCGAGTTCAAGGACAATTCTGACCTGTACAACGACGATTACCTGACACGACAACCGGTAGGAACGTTGCCCGCTTCCGCGATGTACGACGAGAGTATGATGCAGCCGCAGAAGAGCCCAGACATAGCCTCGCGATATTCCTTCGTCGATCCTAGGATCACTCACGCAAACGCCATTTCCGATCGTTATTACACTAGACATGTAGCCGCCAACGGGCTCTCTAAAAAGCAAGACTTCAAG GTTTTCCATGAGATTCCCACGAGTTCGTTGCTGCTGACCAACTACGACCCCTTCTATTCCCCGCTGTTATCGCGTCTCGACGCCGTGTTTTCCCGTCTCGGGCACACGACGGAGGGTTGCAGGGAGTACGCGGTGTGCGCGATGTACCGAAGCCCGGCCAGATTCGCGCCCTACTCGAATCTGGTCTCGGCACAGTTGTCCAGGGAACTGAACGAACTGAGGAGACCCAGTAGCGACAACCCGGATGTCCTCAGGTTCTTCCGTTACATGAAAGCAGCGAAGGATGGCCAGGACGGAGTGAAATGCGAGGACGCTTATTCGAAGTGTGCTGTTGCGCGGGAGGATCAAACTCTCAGACAAAACCAGGCGATGCTTGCTACTTATCAGGACATCGACAAGCTGGTACACGCGAGAAAGTTGTGA
- the mRpL2 gene encoding mitochondrial ribosomal protein L2: protein MSVMSLLGRVFAREIAEIYCKTTVVCQVQPKRNRWNLVKVPEPGVDGKSFRRIVHFKDEYTVEPLKVTNLAGRDPVTGRIVAKGIGGGIKHKYHWIKWVRDGPSDLKEPPREDKVLEIFKDGCRTSFVALVGSGRELYYILATQNMKPGDILRTHRAIPENPVRPKEGDAYPLGALPKGTTVCCVEKYPGLGGSLIHAAGAYGTVMKRDGDDRVVIKMPSKKEFSLHETCMATVGRLSNEKHSSIPIGSAQRNRELGNRPRSGLWKRKTGRYGRKLRNLPPVRRFDPHTGEEIRGKLELNLKTLNE from the exons ATGTCCGTTATGTCGTTGTTAGGTCGTGTTTTTGCAAGAGAAATTGCAGAAATTTATTGCAAAACAACAGTGGTGTGTCAAGTGCAGCCGAAAAGAAATCGATGGAATCTCGTGAAAGTCCCTGAGCCCGGAGTTGATGGTAAAAGTTTTCGGAGAATCGTTCATTTCAAAGACGAATACACTGTCGAACCTTTAAAGGTTACGAACTTAGCAGGCAGAGATCCTGTTACAG GAAGAATAGTAGCAAAAGGTATCGGCGGAGGTATCAAGCACAAATACCATTGGATCAAATGGGTCAGAGATGGACCAAGCGACCTGAAAGAACCACCAAGGGAAGATAAAGTTCTGGAGATTTTCAAGGACGGATGTAGAACATCTTTCGTTGCTTTGGTCGGAAGTGGACGCGAGTTATACTACATTCTTGCTACGCAGAATATGAAACCTGGCGATATACTCCGTACTCATCGAGCTATTCCCGAAAACCCTGTTAGACCTAAAGAAGGAGACGCTTATCCGTTGGGAGCCCTCCCAAAAGGTACCACAGTTTGTTGCGTGGAAAAATATCCAGGCCTTGGAGGTTCTCTTATCCACGCTGCTGGAGCATACGGCACGGTAATGAAACGCGATGGTGACGACCGAGTGGTGATAAAAATGCCGAGCAAGAAGGAATTTAGTTTACACGAGACGTGTATGGCGACGGTTGGTAGATTATCGAACGAGAAACATAGTTCGATACCCATTGGTAGCGCACAGAGAAACAGGGAACTTGGTAATCGACCGAGAAGCGGTCTCTGGAAAAGGAAGACTGGTCGATACGGTCGAAAACTTCGAAATCTACCACCAGTTCGAAGGTTTGATCCGCATACCGGAGAAGAAATAAGAGGAAAACTTGAATTAAACTTAAAAACATTGAACGAATAA
- the Osi24 gene encoding protein Osi24 isoform X2, translating to MGVSRGGAILAVLAIAWLQPAVGVKKHVSALNDTGRPVHENEVSFTSYDPDDQHLHQSPGKPTKFDLNMNQLIQTDDKLQYQIEASQMENATSSPIGWTDCQGDRTTPCVRKELSDLLDRLSGMDAYNVTDSVQIIRNRDVARTDEKGNVRSDASLLDKVRRYAREHVIKIRLSKDLIPGRKARTFFNAFGLKKLLLPLIFGVQIFKSVLIALFLPSIIGSIGNILGKGVSSFAQSAHTTAQPEESFEFKDNSDLYNDDYLTRQPVGTLPASAMYDESMMQPQKSPDIASRYSFVDPRITHANAISDRYYTRHVAANGLSKKQDFKVFHEIPTSSLLLTNYDPFYSPLLSRLDAVFSRLGHTTEGCREYAVCAMYRSPARFAPYSNLVSAQLSRELNELRRPSSDNPDVLRFFRYMKAAKDGQDGVKCEDAYSKCAVAREDQTLRQNQAMLATYQDIDKLVHARKL from the exons ATGGGTGTATCGAGAGGAGGCGCGATCTTGGCGGTGTTGGCGATCGCGTGGCTCCAACCGGCGGTCGGGGTCAAGAAACACGTGTCGGCCTTGAACGATACCGGTCGCCCGGTGCACGAGAACGAGGTATCGTTCACCAGCTACGACCCGGATGACCAACATCTTCACCAGTCACCTGGGAAACCTACGAAATTCGACTTGAACATGAATCAGCTGATACAAACCGACGACAAGCTACAGTATCAGATAGAGGCGTCGCAAATGGAGAACGCGACGTCCTCTCCGATCGGGTGGACCGATTGCCAGGGCGATCGAACGACGCCGTGCGTCCGGAAGGAATTGTCAGATCTGTTGGACAGGCTGTCTGGAATGGACGCTTACAACGTGACCGACAGTGTGCAGATTATAAGAAACAGGGACGTCGCTAGGACGGACGAAAAAGGTAACGTCCGTTCGGACGCGAGCCTACTCGATAAAGTTCGTCGGTACGCAAGAGAGCACGTAATAAAGATACGTCTGAGCAAGGATTTAATTCCCGGTAGAAAAGCTAGAACCTTCTTCAACG CGTTTGGCCTGAAGAAGCTGCTGCTACCTCTGATTTTCGGTGTACAGATCTTTAAGAGCGTTCTCATTGCACTTTTCCTGCCCAGTATCATTGGAAGTATCGGTAATATCCTTGGTAAAG GTGTTTCGTCTTTCGCTCAGTCAGCGCATACCACGGCACAACCAGAAGAGAGTTTCGAGTTCAAGGACAATTCTGACCTGTACAACGACGATTACCTGACACGACAACCGGTAGGAACGTTGCCCGCTTCCGCGATGTACGACGAGAGTATGATGCAGCCGCAGAAGAGCCCAGACATAGCCTCGCGATATTCCTTCGTCGATCCTAGGATCACTCACGCAAACGCCATTTCCGATCGTTATTACACTAGACATGTAGCCGCCAACGGGCTCTCTAAAAAGCAAGACTTCAAG GTTTTCCATGAGATTCCCACGAGTTCGTTGCTGCTGACCAACTACGACCCCTTCTATTCCCCGCTGTTATCGCGTCTCGACGCCGTGTTTTCCCGTCTCGGGCACACGACGGAGGGTTGCAGGGAGTACGCGGTGTGCGCGATGTACCGAAGCCCGGCCAGATTCGCGCCCTACTCGAATCTGGTCTCGGCACAGTTGTCCAGGGAACTGAACGAACTGAGGAGACCCAGTAGCGACAACCCGGATGTCCTCAGGTTCTTCCGTTACATGAAAGCAGCGAAGGATGGCCAGGACGGAGTGAAATGCGAGGACGCTTATTCGAAGTGTGCTGTTGCGCGGGAGGATCAAACTCTCAGACAAAACCAGGCGATGCTTGCTACTTATCAGGACATCGACAAGCTGGTACACGCGAGAAAGTTGTGA
- the Osi24 gene encoding protein Osi24 isoform X1 translates to MGVSRGGAILAVLAIAWLQPAVGVKKHVSALNDTGRPVHENEVSFTSYDPDDQHLHQSPGKPTKFDLNMNQLIQTDDKLQYQIEASQMENATSSPIGWTDCQGDRTTPCVRKELSDLLDRLSGMDAYNVTDSVQIIRNRDVARTDEKGNVRSDASLLDKVRRYAREHVIKIRLSKDLIPGRKARTFFNAIFQGKSTFLTGFGLGFLAFGLKKLLLPLIFGVQIFKSVLIALFLPSIIGSIGNILGKGVSSFAQSAHTTAQPEESFEFKDNSDLYNDDYLTRQPVGTLPASAMYDESMMQPQKSPDIASRYSFVDPRITHANAISDRYYTRHVAANGLSKKQDFKVFHEIPTSSLLLTNYDPFYSPLLSRLDAVFSRLGHTTEGCREYAVCAMYRSPARFAPYSNLVSAQLSRELNELRRPSSDNPDVLRFFRYMKAAKDGQDGVKCEDAYSKCAVAREDQTLRQNQAMLATYQDIDKLVHARKL, encoded by the exons ATGGGTGTATCGAGAGGAGGCGCGATCTTGGCGGTGTTGGCGATCGCGTGGCTCCAACCGGCGGTCGGGGTCAAGAAACACGTGTCGGCCTTGAACGATACCGGTCGCCCGGTGCACGAGAACGAGGTATCGTTCACCAGCTACGACCCGGATGACCAACATCTTCACCAGTCACCTGGGAAACCTACGAAATTCGACTTGAACATGAATCAGCTGATACAAACCGACGACAAGCTACAGTATCAGATAGAGGCGTCGCAAATGGAGAACGCGACGTCCTCTCCGATCGGGTGGACCGATTGCCAGGGCGATCGAACGACGCCGTGCGTCCGGAAGGAATTGTCAGATCTGTTGGACAGGCTGTCTGGAATGGACGCTTACAACGTGACCGACAGTGTGCAGATTATAAGAAACAGGGACGTCGCTAGGACGGACGAAAAAGGTAACGTCCGTTCGGACGCGAGCCTACTCGATAAAGTTCGTCGGTACGCAAGAGAGCACGTAATAAAGATACGTCTGAGCAAGGATTTAATTCCCGGTAGAAAAGCTAGAACCTTCTTCAACG CCATCTTTCAGGGAAAGAGTACCTTTTTAACAGGATTCGGACTTGGTTTTCTAGCGTTTGGCCTGAAGAAGCTGCTGCTACCTCTGATTTTCGGTGTACAGATCTTTAAGAGCGTTCTCATTGCACTTTTCCTGCCCAGTATCATTGGAAGTATCGGTAATATCCTTGGTAAAG GTGTTTCGTCTTTCGCTCAGTCAGCGCATACCACGGCACAACCAGAAGAGAGTTTCGAGTTCAAGGACAATTCTGACCTGTACAACGACGATTACCTGACACGACAACCGGTAGGAACGTTGCCCGCTTCCGCGATGTACGACGAGAGTATGATGCAGCCGCAGAAGAGCCCAGACATAGCCTCGCGATATTCCTTCGTCGATCCTAGGATCACTCACGCAAACGCCATTTCCGATCGTTATTACACTAGACATGTAGCCGCCAACGGGCTCTCTAAAAAGCAAGACTTCAAG GTTTTCCATGAGATTCCCACGAGTTCGTTGCTGCTGACCAACTACGACCCCTTCTATTCCCCGCTGTTATCGCGTCTCGACGCCGTGTTTTCCCGTCTCGGGCACACGACGGAGGGTTGCAGGGAGTACGCGGTGTGCGCGATGTACCGAAGCCCGGCCAGATTCGCGCCCTACTCGAATCTGGTCTCGGCACAGTTGTCCAGGGAACTGAACGAACTGAGGAGACCCAGTAGCGACAACCCGGATGTCCTCAGGTTCTTCCGTTACATGAAAGCAGCGAAGGATGGCCAGGACGGAGTGAAATGCGAGGACGCTTATTCGAAGTGTGCTGTTGCGCGGGAGGATCAAACTCTCAGACAAAACCAGGCGATGCTTGCTACTTATCAGGACATCGACAAGCTGGTACACGCGAGAAAGTTGTGA
- the Osi2 gene encoding DUF1676 domain-containing protein Osi2 isoform X1, with product MRRISSSSCIKVLLNRDRGQNRSFIAFPLKRCNVQVSSMRLVQLLVNHGLVLWILLVPCLSVTFEDGTSGDGAEGRENHTPEVQEQLQQQIPYNKTRQGKGLFDWIGLGTGRNVDPYIAKTNKGCLNGDLAECFKSQALSYFSDFFDQPQYNLNDYVKVVRLSRDVVKEVSRQPYEYSGEARSSDSEWDQLMKFALRKAEKFVKTVAIELQIPSEETGDNQVYAPRFLDEIADEIDTLENKKDTLFSRHQLKRLLIPMLIVLKLFKLKLLLFLPLILGLASFKKFLGFLAIVIPGVIGFLKLYKPLTQNYHPPVYSQSGIAYPYYKDNSNPYEQGAHHGSEYHGGFHGDTVSFGQDLAYRGYQEYQS from the exons ATGCGTCGCATTTCTTCAAGTTCATGCATCAAGGTGTTATTGAATCGGGATCGTGGACAGAACCGTTCTTTCATCGCGTTTCCATTGAAAAG GTGCAACGTTCAGGTGAGCAGCATGCGACTAGTGCAGTTGTTGGTAAACCATGGTCTGGTGCTCTGGATACTGTTGGTACCCTGTCTGTCGGTCACCTTCGAAGACGGAACTTCCGGTGACGGGGCTGAAGGACGCG aaAATCATACGCCGGAGGTACAGGAACAATTACAACAGCAAATACCTTATAATAAGACCCGACAAGGGAAGGGTCTGTTCGACTGGATTGGTCTAGGAACAGGACGAAACGTAGATCCTTATATAGCGAAAACGAACAAGGGTTGTTTGAATGGTGATTTGGCGGAATGCTTCAAATCCCAGGCCCTCAGTTACTTTTCCGATTTCTTTGATCAGCCACAGTATAATTTGAACGATTACGTGAAGGTTGTAAGGTTGTCCAGGGACGTAGTGAAAGAAGTCAGTCGTCAGCCGTACGAATACTCTGGAGAAGCGAG GTCCAGCGACTCTGAATGGGACCAGCTGATGAAATTCGCGTTAAGAAAAGCGGAAAAATTCGTGAAAACCGTGGCCATCGAGTTGCAGATTCCATCCGAAGAGACTGGAGACAACCAGGTGTATGCTCCTCGATTTTTAGACGAGATCGCGGATGAGATCGACACGCTTGAAAATAAGAAGGATACTCTCTTCT CTCGACATCAACTGAAGAGGCTGCTTATTCCAATGCTGATCGTGTTGAAGCTCTTCAAATTGAAACTGCTCTTGTTCCTCCCTTTGATCCTGGGATTGGCGTCCTTTAAGAAGTTCCTTGGCTTCCTGGCGATCGTGATACCCGGTGTGATCGGTTTCTTAAAATTGTACAAACCTCTCACGCAAAATTATCATCCTCCGGTTTATAGCCAGAGCGGAATCGCTTATCCTTATTACAAGGATAATTCGAATCCTTACGAGCAGGGTGCTCATCATGGTTCGGAGTACCATGGTGGTTTTCACGGTGATACCGTGTCCTTTGGACAGGACCTTGCTTATCGAGGCTATCAAGAGTATCAATCGTAG
- the LOC117603710 gene encoding uncharacterized protein LOC117603710, with translation MRCIRIDFRPNRSVRIGCILLVIVYLSNQTFAFSNSTFVERCRADCSFHKDFISCGKFRVVVWLHDTVRNKEFTYGPVRIIRIPSISSQSILPKLPQSRVFKTNAIDALNFVRDLVEDLLTKRALVYTIDNSVAGRNFGSMPMIMDEDELVQIQSRKESADEWRLFKKKKSVILPILILLNLLKLKLLLLPIFLGVHFIKKLLLLASVVAPSVLSHLKICKVPQHPQHAYQTWATAAEAPVDYPTGYGHEDAWAHRNDVAYGYYGFRNPYG, from the exons ATGCGGTGCATCAGGATTGATTTTAGACCGAATCGATCGGTGCGAATCGGTTGTATTCTCCTGGTGATTGTTTATTTATCGAATCAGACGTTCGCGTTTAGTAATTCGACGTTTGTTGAACGATGTCGAGCGGATTGCAGCTTCCACAAGGATTTCATTAGTTGCGGGAAATTCAGGGTCGTCGTGTGGTTGCACGATACTGTGAGGAATAAG GAGTTCACTTATGGCCCGGTTCGTATAATAAGAATACCGTCCATATCGAGCCAGTCGATTCTACCGAAGTTACCTCAGTCTCGGGTGTTCAAAACCAACGCGATCGATGCCTTGAACTTCGTCAGGGACCTTGTCGAGGACTTGCTGACGAAACGTGCTCTGGTTTACACCATTGACAATTCCGTGGCGGGCAGGAATTTTGGTAGCATGCCCATGATAATGGACGAGGATGAACTGGTTCAGATACAAAGCAGAAAAGAATCAGCGG ACGAGTGGAGGCTcttcaaaaagaagaaatccgTGATTCTCCCAATTCTGATTTTGCTGAATCTTCTGAAGCTGAAGCTGTTGCTTCTGCCTATATTCTTAGGAGTGCACTTCATCAAGAAGCTGTTGTTGCTCGCTTCGGTGGTAGCACCGTCTGTTTTATCGCATCTGAAGATCTGCAAGGTCCCTCAACATCCGCAGCACGCTTATCAGACATGGGCCACCGCTGCCGAGGCTCCTGTTGATTATCCAACAG GATACGGTCACGAGGACGCGTGGGCGCATAGGAACGATGTAGCTTACGGTTACTATGGCTTCCGCAATCCCTACGGATGA